The following coding sequences lie in one Flavobacterium sp. 20NA77.7 genomic window:
- a CDS encoding head GIN domain-containing protein, whose translation MKKIIYSLFFLSSLAFAQTEKQVGDFTKITAFDQIDVTLIPSTENKVVLKGGNADEVELVNKNGELKIRMPLTKLLSGDDVSATVYYKKITALEANEGSTISSNDTLQTTNLELITKEGATINLQHIDAQNLTLRCGSGSIITLKGNVNYQDVLVNSGARYDGLDCYSKNTNVTVNAGGIADVYASEKVTAKTRAGGTISIYGNPTNVDEKTVVGGTIRIVK comes from the coding sequence ATGAAAAAAATTATTTATTCCTTATTTTTTTTAAGCTCTTTAGCTTTTGCTCAAACAGAGAAACAAGTTGGTGATTTTACTAAAATTACTGCATTTGATCAAATAGATGTTACTTTAATTCCTTCTACTGAAAACAAAGTAGTTCTTAAAGGAGGAAATGCGGATGAAGTAGAGCTAGTCAATAAAAATGGAGAATTAAAAATAAGAATGCCTTTAACAAAACTATTAAGCGGTGACGATGTATCAGCTACCGTTTATTATAAAAAAATAACAGCCTTAGAAGCAAATGAAGGGAGTACTATTTCATCAAATGATACGCTACAAACAACAAATTTAGAACTCATTACAAAAGAAGGTGCTACTATTAACTTACAACATATTGATGCTCAAAATTTAACCCTTAGATGTGGTTCAGGAAGTATTATAACTCTAAAAGGCAATGTAAATTATCAAGATGTTTTAGTTAATTCAGGTGCACGATATGATGGCTTAGATTGTTATAGTAAAAACACAAACGTTACTGTAAATGCTGGTGGAATTGCAGATGTATATGCTTCAGAGAAAGTTACTGCAAAAACACGAGCTGGCGGAACAATTTCTATTTACGGTAATCCTACAAATGTAGATGAAAAAACAGTTGTGGGCGGAACAATTAGAATCGTAAAATAA
- the folB gene encoding dihydroneopterin aldolase → MGTIKLTNIRTYSYHGCLEEEAKIGSDYRVDLLIKTNLKPSAHTDELTDTVDYVDLNRIVIEEMAIRAKLLEHVAQRIINRILSELIMVTKVKIEVTKLNPPIGGDVEGVTICMKKKKNSFFRLIKEK, encoded by the coding sequence ATGGGAACAATTAAATTAACAAATATTAGAACATACTCTTACCACGGATGTTTAGAAGAAGAAGCTAAAATAGGTAGTGATTATAGGGTAGATTTACTAATTAAGACAAATTTAAAACCATCTGCTCACACAGACGAACTAACAGATACTGTTGATTATGTAGACTTAAACAGAATAGTAATAGAAGAAATGGCTATTCGTGCGAAATTATTAGAACATGTTGCCCAAAGAATTATAAATCGTATTTTATCTGAATTAATTATGGTAACCAAAGTAAAAATTGAAGTTACAAAACTAAATCCTCCTATTGGTGGTGATGTTGAGGGAGTTACTATATGTATGAAAAAGAAAAAAAATAGTTTTTTTAGACTGATTAAGGAAAAGTAA
- a CDS encoding LysE family translocator: protein MIKDIFVAIPWAFLLAFSIGPGFFVLLETSITKGFKAAFTFDCGIVFSDIVFILIAYFASNQILAQFKDNPNLFIIGGLVMAIYGIVSFIQLKKKFVIEIENDEVEDIPKNNYLGLFFKGFFLNVINIGILGFWMMVIITQGPQLEMKPFRIFTFFASTLLFYLGIDVVKIILAKQLKHKLTPTNIYKIKRVISFILIIFGVFFLLQGVFPGMKDDITNKIEHTTE from the coding sequence ATGATTAAAGATATATTTGTCGCTATTCCTTGGGCTTTTTTACTAGCCTTTTCTATTGGTCCTGGTTTTTTCGTTTTATTAGAAACCAGTATTACTAAAGGATTTAAAGCCGCTTTTACTTTTGATTGTGGTATTGTTTTTAGCGATATTGTATTTATTTTAATAGCTTATTTTGCTTCTAATCAGATATTAGCACAATTTAAAGATAACCCAAATTTATTTATAATAGGCGGTCTAGTAATGGCTATTTATGGAATTGTATCCTTTATTCAGTTAAAGAAAAAATTTGTTATAGAAATTGAAAATGATGAAGTAGAAGATATTCCAAAAAACAATTATTTAGGTTTATTTTTTAAAGGTTTTTTCTTAAATGTAATTAATATTGGAATTTTAGGTTTCTGGATGATGGTAATAATTACACAAGGGCCTCAACTAGAAATGAAACCTTTTAGAATTTTTACTTTTTTTGCTTCTACACTTTTATTTTATCTTGGAATAGATGTTGTTAAAATTATTTTAGCCAAACAATTAAAACACAAACTTACCCCAACAAATATTTATAAAATTAAACGAGTAATTAGTTTTATATTAATAATATTTGGCGTTTTCTTTTTATTACAAGGTGTATTTCCTGGAATGAAAGATGATATCACAAATAAAATAGAACACACTACAGAATAA